In the genome of Triticum urartu cultivar G1812 chromosome 5, Tu2.1, whole genome shotgun sequence, one region contains:
- the LOC125507972 gene encoding cation/H(+) antiporter 15-like isoform X1 has protein sequence MSLAGEVAVNRSLYCLEPNSRPTSSGVFAGDDPLKFYFPLLLYHICIIFILSQAMYAVFRRVGIPLVISQILAGALLGPSFLGHYLPHVGEIFATPRGWVQINTVGGYAFTLHIFTIGVKTDLGMIVKSGKKAIAIAVLGTAAPHLAMYVTALALSDRIPKQWTDTFLLTNLNSWWSLSAFIVVCCTLDDLHLLSSKLGRLAMSAALIGDFANTFAIAGVTSYLLQASPEEKLQRIGFASSLSFTIFIALMGLVARPVILRLIRDVPEGGILSESRLVAVLLISITCSFAGELLGLHATYGPFMLGLMLPGGAPLGVTLAERLDRLVAGVLTPLLIAQGGMRMNVHMVTDASTCGLLEVFLVVGILAKFVACMVPCLYCQIPVRESVAVGLMMNFKGITEVVYASAFMDSKVLDDEAYAAFMMNVLVVGAATGAAVKYMYHPEEKYVANQRRTVESKKVGEELRVLACVHSQVDVAPVVALLDAASPTPTTPVSVYLLHLLPLAGLTSSVLRSFKHSDRHCVPTGSKATESDRVVNAFQFFVEQRQQGSSSLLPYVCIAPYATMHNDVCTVALDKRAMLIIVPFHKRLAIDGSVEPTSPNAGAIQDTNINILNYAPCSVAILVDRGSLSGVASTASIDPIDGLFPHRVAMYFLGGPDDREAMALAAYMAEDAPIGLTVFRFLLPIEWQQRLDPEEDELDDEATQEFVDRWVDDNRVMYTQHTVGGSHEMVDVIRNTSVAFDLLVVGRRADSLESPLTAGISDWSEHLELGVLGDLLTSADFGSRLSTLVVQQQTRAAAGELYPV, from the exons ATGTCGCTGGCGGGGGAGGTCGCTGTCAACAGAAGCCTCTACTGCTTGGAGCCCAATTCCCGGCCCACCTCCTCCGGCGTCTTCGCCGGCGACGACCCCCTCAAGTTCTACTTCCCCCTCCTCCTCTACCACATctgcatcatcttcatcctctcCCAGGCCATGTACGCCGTGTTCCGCCGTGTCGGCATCCCGCTGGTCATCTCCCAGATCCTC GCCGGCGCGCTGCTGGGGCCGTCGTTCCTGGGCCACTACCTCCCGCACGTCGGCGAGATCTTCGCCACGCCCAGGGGCTGGGTGCAGATCAACACGGTCGGCGGCTACGCCTTCACGCTCCACATCTTCACCATCGGCGTCAAGACGGACCTCGGCATGATCGTCAAGTCCGGGAAGAAGGCCATCGCCATCGCCGTCCTTGGCACCGCCGCCCCGCACCTCGCCATGTACGTCACGGCCCTCGCGCTCAGCGATCGCATCCCCAAGCAATGGACCGACACCTTCCTCCTCACCAACCTTAACTCCTGGTGGTCGCTCTCGGCCTTCATCGTCGTCTGCTGCACGCTGGATGACCTCCACCTTCTCTCCTCCAAGCTCGGCCGCCTCGCCATGTCCGCCGCCCTCATCGGAGACTTCGCCAACACCTTCGCCATCGCCGGCGTCACGTCCTACCTCCTCCAGGCAAGCCCCGAGGAGAAGCTGCAGCGGATTGGCTTCGCCTCCTCGCTCTCGTTCACCATCTTCATCGCGCTCATGGGGCTGGTGGCGCGGCCGGTGATCCTGCGGCTGATCAGGGACGTGCCGGAGGGCGGCATCCTCTCCGAGTCCCGCCTTGTCGCCGTGCTGCTCATCTCCATCACGTGCAGCTTCGCCGGCGAGCTCCTCGGCCTCCACGCGACGTACGGGCCGTTCATGCTGGGGCTCATGCTCCCCGGCGGCGCCCCGCTGGGTGTGACCCTGGCGGAGCGGCTGGAccggctcgtcgccggcgtgctGACGCCGCTGCTCATCGCGCAGGGAGGGATGCGGATGAACGTCCACATGGTCACGGACGCCTCCACCTGCGGCCTGCTGGAGGTGTTCTTGGTCGTCGGCATCCTCGCCAAGTTTGTGGCGTGCATGGTGCCGTGCTTGTACTGCCAGATACCGGTCCGGGAGTCCGTGGCCGTCGGCCTCATGATGAACTTCAAGGGCATCACGGAGGTGGTGTACGCCTCGGCCTTCATGGACTCCAAGGTGCTGGACGACGAGGCGTACGCGGCCTTCATGATGAACGTGCTGGTGGTCGGCGCCGCCACAGGGGCGGCGGTCAAGTACATGTACCACCCGGAGGAGAAGTACGTGGCGAACCAGCGGCGCACGGTGGAGAGCAAGAAGGTCGGCGAGGAGCTCCGGGTGCTGGCGTGCGTGCACTCGCAGGTGGACGTGGCGCCGGTGGTGGCGCTGCTTGATGCGGCCAGCCCGACGCCGACGACGCCCGTCTCGGTGTACCTCCTCCACCTTCTGCCGCTCGCCGGGCTCACCAGCTCCGTGCTCCGCTCCTTCAAGCACAGCGACCGGCACTGCGTCCCGACGGGGTCCAAGGCCACCGAGTCGGATCGCGTCGTCAACGCCTTCCAGTTCTTCGTGGAGCAGCGGCAGCAGGGCTCGTCGTCGCTGCTGCCGTACGTGTGCATCGCGCCCTACGCCACCATGCACAACGACGTGTGCACCGTCGCGCTCGACAAGCGCGCCATGCTCATCATCGTGCCCTTCCACAAGCGCCTCGCCATCGACGGCTCCGTGGAGCCCACGTCGCCCAACGCCGGCGCCATCCAGGACACCAACATCAACATACTCAACTACGCGCCCTGCTCCGTCGCCATCCTCGTCGACCGCGGCAGCCTCTCCGGCGTGGCCAGCACCGCCTCCATCGACCCCATCGACGGCCTGTTCCCACACCGCGTCGCCATGTACTTCCTCGGCGGGCCGGACGACCGGGAGGCCATGGCGCTGGCGGCCTACATGGCCGAGGACGCGCCCATCGGCCTCACCGTCTTCCGCTTCCTGCTGCCCATAGAGTGGCAGCAGCGGCTGGACCCCGAGGAGGACGAGCTGGACGACGAGGCCACGCAGGAGTTCGTCGACCGCTGGGTGGACGACAACCGGGTCATGTACACCCAGCACACCGTCGGCGGCTCCCACGAGATGGTGGACGTCATCCGGAACACCAGCGTCGCCTTCGACCTGCTCGTCGTCGGCCGGCGAGCCGACAGCCTCGAGTCGCCGCTCACGGCCGGCATATCGGACTGGAGCGAGCACCTGGAGCTCGGCGTTCTCGGGGACCTGCTCACCTCCGCCGACTTTGGCTCCCGCTTGTCCACGCTGGTGGTGCAGCAGCAGACCAGGGCGGCCGCCGGTGAGCTCTACCCCGTTTGA
- the LOC125507972 gene encoding cation/H(+) antiporter 15-like isoform X2 produces the protein MIVKSGKKAIAIAVLGTAAPHLAMYVTALALSDRIPKQWTDTFLLTNLNSWWSLSAFIVVCCTLDDLHLLSSKLGRLAMSAALIGDFANTFAIAGVTSYLLQASPEEKLQRIGFASSLSFTIFIALMGLVARPVILRLIRDVPEGGILSESRLVAVLLISITCSFAGELLGLHATYGPFMLGLMLPGGAPLGVTLAERLDRLVAGVLTPLLIAQGGMRMNVHMVTDASTCGLLEVFLVVGILAKFVACMVPCLYCQIPVRESVAVGLMMNFKGITEVVYASAFMDSKVLDDEAYAAFMMNVLVVGAATGAAVKYMYHPEEKYVANQRRTVESKKVGEELRVLACVHSQVDVAPVVALLDAASPTPTTPVSVYLLHLLPLAGLTSSVLRSFKHSDRHCVPTGSKATESDRVVNAFQFFVEQRQQGSSSLLPYVCIAPYATMHNDVCTVALDKRAMLIIVPFHKRLAIDGSVEPTSPNAGAIQDTNINILNYAPCSVAILVDRGSLSGVASTASIDPIDGLFPHRVAMYFLGGPDDREAMALAAYMAEDAPIGLTVFRFLLPIEWQQRLDPEEDELDDEATQEFVDRWVDDNRVMYTQHTVGGSHEMVDVIRNTSVAFDLLVVGRRADSLESPLTAGISDWSEHLELGVLGDLLTSADFGSRLSTLVVQQQTRAAAGELYPV, from the coding sequence ATGATCGTCAAGTCCGGGAAGAAGGCCATCGCCATCGCCGTCCTTGGCACCGCCGCCCCGCACCTCGCCATGTACGTCACGGCCCTCGCGCTCAGCGATCGCATCCCCAAGCAATGGACCGACACCTTCCTCCTCACCAACCTTAACTCCTGGTGGTCGCTCTCGGCCTTCATCGTCGTCTGCTGCACGCTGGATGACCTCCACCTTCTCTCCTCCAAGCTCGGCCGCCTCGCCATGTCCGCCGCCCTCATCGGAGACTTCGCCAACACCTTCGCCATCGCCGGCGTCACGTCCTACCTCCTCCAGGCAAGCCCCGAGGAGAAGCTGCAGCGGATTGGCTTCGCCTCCTCGCTCTCGTTCACCATCTTCATCGCGCTCATGGGGCTGGTGGCGCGGCCGGTGATCCTGCGGCTGATCAGGGACGTGCCGGAGGGCGGCATCCTCTCCGAGTCCCGCCTTGTCGCCGTGCTGCTCATCTCCATCACGTGCAGCTTCGCCGGCGAGCTCCTCGGCCTCCACGCGACGTACGGGCCGTTCATGCTGGGGCTCATGCTCCCCGGCGGCGCCCCGCTGGGTGTGACCCTGGCGGAGCGGCTGGAccggctcgtcgccggcgtgctGACGCCGCTGCTCATCGCGCAGGGAGGGATGCGGATGAACGTCCACATGGTCACGGACGCCTCCACCTGCGGCCTGCTGGAGGTGTTCTTGGTCGTCGGCATCCTCGCCAAGTTTGTGGCGTGCATGGTGCCGTGCTTGTACTGCCAGATACCGGTCCGGGAGTCCGTGGCCGTCGGCCTCATGATGAACTTCAAGGGCATCACGGAGGTGGTGTACGCCTCGGCCTTCATGGACTCCAAGGTGCTGGACGACGAGGCGTACGCGGCCTTCATGATGAACGTGCTGGTGGTCGGCGCCGCCACAGGGGCGGCGGTCAAGTACATGTACCACCCGGAGGAGAAGTACGTGGCGAACCAGCGGCGCACGGTGGAGAGCAAGAAGGTCGGCGAGGAGCTCCGGGTGCTGGCGTGCGTGCACTCGCAGGTGGACGTGGCGCCGGTGGTGGCGCTGCTTGATGCGGCCAGCCCGACGCCGACGACGCCCGTCTCGGTGTACCTCCTCCACCTTCTGCCGCTCGCCGGGCTCACCAGCTCCGTGCTCCGCTCCTTCAAGCACAGCGACCGGCACTGCGTCCCGACGGGGTCCAAGGCCACCGAGTCGGATCGCGTCGTCAACGCCTTCCAGTTCTTCGTGGAGCAGCGGCAGCAGGGCTCGTCGTCGCTGCTGCCGTACGTGTGCATCGCGCCCTACGCCACCATGCACAACGACGTGTGCACCGTCGCGCTCGACAAGCGCGCCATGCTCATCATCGTGCCCTTCCACAAGCGCCTCGCCATCGACGGCTCCGTGGAGCCCACGTCGCCCAACGCCGGCGCCATCCAGGACACCAACATCAACATACTCAACTACGCGCCCTGCTCCGTCGCCATCCTCGTCGACCGCGGCAGCCTCTCCGGCGTGGCCAGCACCGCCTCCATCGACCCCATCGACGGCCTGTTCCCACACCGCGTCGCCATGTACTTCCTCGGCGGGCCGGACGACCGGGAGGCCATGGCGCTGGCGGCCTACATGGCCGAGGACGCGCCCATCGGCCTCACCGTCTTCCGCTTCCTGCTGCCCATAGAGTGGCAGCAGCGGCTGGACCCCGAGGAGGACGAGCTGGACGACGAGGCCACGCAGGAGTTCGTCGACCGCTGGGTGGACGACAACCGGGTCATGTACACCCAGCACACCGTCGGCGGCTCCCACGAGATGGTGGACGTCATCCGGAACACCAGCGTCGCCTTCGACCTGCTCGTCGTCGGCCGGCGAGCCGACAGCCTCGAGTCGCCGCTCACGGCCGGCATATCGGACTGGAGCGAGCACCTGGAGCTCGGCGTTCTCGGGGACCTGCTCACCTCCGCCGACTTTGGCTCCCGCTTGTCCACGCTGGTGGTGCAGCAGCAGACCAGGGCGGCCGCCGGTGAGCTCTACCCCGTTTGA
- the LOC125507973 gene encoding F-box/FBD/LRR-repeat protein At5g53840-like produces MRRREPPPPLPAAGGPMTRRRKLAESEPPAEDTISDLPDAVLGEIISLLPTKDGARTQILASRWRHLWRSAPLNLDCRGLNHGDELAGALSRIISSHQGPCRRLCIHADLLDAPSTTVDSLLRSDALGNLQELEFSCFERPPPASIFRFSPTLRVVTIGCSNLPDSTVQGIHFPLLQQLGLEFVCISECSLHSLIASCPALESLLIHRSFGFACIQINSLSLKSVGLDSYAVWENNKVALQLQELIINNAPCLERLLLLHQETGLHISVIAAPKLETIGFLSDGYYECSQDHLYRLAFGSTVILGLHVDNLEMAVCTVKILAIQMKALCLDTVIDLLTCFPCLEKLYIRARTSESSNLWRRKHRNLINCLDIRLKTIVLKSYRGIKSQVNFVTFFVLNARMLESMTLQVETSYYNEEFLVEQRRKLQLQDRVSRGAQFHFTTGICIRTNWDIKHVRDLDVVDPFVRRC; encoded by the exons ATGCGGCGGCGCGAGCCTCCTCCGCCACTGCCGGCGGCCGGCGGCCCTATGACCCGAAGAAGAAAGTTGGCGGAATCTGAACCGCCGGCCGAAGACACCATCAGCGACCTCCCCGACGCCGTCCTCGGCGAGATCATCTCGCTCCTCCCCAccaaggacggcgcccgcaccCAGATCCTCGCGTCCCGGTGGCGCCACCTCTGGCGCTCCGCCCCTCTCAACCTCGACTGCCGCGGCCTCAACCACGGGGATGAGCTCGCTGGTGCCTTATCACGCATCATTTCTTCCCACCAAGGCCCCTGCCGCCGCCTCTGCATCCACGCCGACCTCCTTGACGCCCCATCCACTACCGTGGACTCCTTGCTCCGGTCCGACGCTCTGGGCAACCTCCAGGAGCTTGAGTTCTCATGCTTCGAGCGGCCGCCGCCGGCATCAATCTTCCGATTCTCGCCCACCCTCCGTGTTGTCACCATCGGATGTTCCAACCTCCCCGACAGCACCGTCCAAGGGATTCACTTTCCCCTGCTTCAGCAGCTCGGGCTTGAATTTGTCTGCATCTCCGAGTGCTCGCTGCATAGCCTGATTGCCAGCTGCCCCGCCCTGGAGTCCCTTCTGATTCACCGCAGTTTTGGCTTTGCCTGCATCCAAATTAACTCGCTTTCCCTTAAAAGCGTTGGTCTTGATAGTTATGCTGTTTGGGAAAATAACAAAGTCGCGTTACAGTTACAGGAACTCATCATCAACAATGCTCCTTGTCTTGAAAGGTTACTGCTTCTTCATCAGGAAACCGGTCTGCACATATCAGTAATTGCGGCACCTAAACTGGAGACCATAGGCTTCCTTTCAGATGGGTATTACGAGTGCAGTCAGGATCACCTCTACAGACTTGCGTTTGGATCCACAGTTATTCTG GGATTACATGTAGATAATCTGGAGATGGCGGTGTGCACGGTCAAGATTTTAGCTATCCAGATGAAAGCTCTTTGTTTGGATACGGTTATTGACTTGCTGACATGCTTTCCATGCTTGGAGAAGCTGTACATTAGG GCACGTACTTCAGAGTCAAGCAACTTGTGGCGTCGTAAACACCGGAATCTGATCAATTGTCTTGACATCCGTCTGAAGACGATAGTTCTGAAATCATATCGGGGCATCAAGTCTCAAGTTAACTTTGTTACGTTCTTTGTATTGAACGCGAGAATGCTAGAGTCCATGACACTTCAGGTTGAAACCAGTTATTACAATGAGGAGTTCTTGGTAGAACAACGTAGGAAACTTCAGCTGCAGGACAGAGTTTCAAGAGGTGCCCAGTTTCATTTTACAACTGGTATATGTATCCGCACTAACTGGGACATCAAGCATGTCCGTGATTTGGATGTAGTTGATCCATTTGTACGACGGTGCTGA
- the LOC125555690 gene encoding F-box/FBD/LRR-repeat protein At1g13570-like, which yields MEARGPMPKRTKFTAPPSAHNQQPPPGAGEDEESADRISNLPDAILGEIVSRLPTNQGARTQILAHRWRHIWSSAPLSIDCEGLPADNEVLAGIVSRTVSTHPPPCRRFCVPSCFLGDRASTVDKWLRTPALDNLQELEFWFKPYYRPQPLQHPPPSSMFRFSATLCVATIGNCNLPDSTVQGLHFPLLKQLGLELVSISECSLHSLIASCPALECLLISHGFGFRCLRINSLTLRSFAVKNYRKGNDQLKELIVENAPCLQRLLHVDFDYGLHISVVSAPKLESIGCLSDGFYISKEDDLSRLVFGSTVIQGLRVDRLTTVVHTVKNLAVNMKLLSLDTVIELMRCFPCLEKMYIESESKKEKSVRGRRHRNLTKCPNIRLKTIVFECYEGIKSDIEFASFFVLNATVLELMTLQIGARDYNEKFLAEQRRKLQLENKASRGARFHFTTDRCARGVWDVHHVRDLDLTDPFV from the exons ATGGAGGCGCGCGGTCCTATGCCGAAGAGGACGAAATTTACGGCGCCCCCCTCCGCCCACAACCAACAACCGCCGCCCGGAGCGGGCGAGGATGAAGAAAGCGCCGACCGCATCAGCAACCTCCCCGACGCCATCCTCGGCGAGATCGTCTCCCGCCTCCCCACCAACCAAGGCGCCCGCACCCAGATCCTCGCGCACCGGTGGCGCCACATCTGGAGCTCCGCGCCTCTTAGCATCGACTGCGAGGGCCTCCCCGCCGATAACGAGGTACTCGCCGGCATCGTCTCGCGCACGGTTTCAACGCATCCGCCCCCCTGCCGCCGCTTCTGCGTCCCCTCGTGCTTCCTCGGCGACCGAGCCTCCACGGTGGACAAATGGCTCCGAACCCCCGCCCTGGACAACCTCCAGGAGCTGGAGTTCTGGTTCAAGCCGTACTATCGACCGCAGCCGCTGCAGCATCCGCCACCATCGTCCATGTTCCGCTTCTCGGCCACGCTCTGTGTTGCCACCATTGGAAACTGCAACCTTCCGGACAGCACCGTCCAAGGGCTTCACTTCCCCCTGCTTAAGCAGCTCGGACTTGAACTTGTCAGCATCTCGGAGTGCTCACTGCACAGCTTGATTGCCAGTTGCCCTGCTTTGGAGTGCTTGCTGATTAGCCATGGATTCGGCTTTCGCTGCCTCAGGATCAACTCCCTTACCCTTAGAAGCTTTGCTGTCAAGAACTATCGGAAAGGCAATGACCAGTTAAAGGAACTCATTGTCGAGAATGCACCTTGCCTTCAAAGGTTGCTGCATGTTGATTTTGACTATGGTCTGCATATATCGGTAGTGTCCGCGCCTAAACTGGAGAGCATAGGCTGCCTTTCGGATGGGTTTTACATTTCCAAAGAGGATGATCTCTCCAGACTCGTGTTTGGCTCCACGGTTATTCAG GGCTTGCGTGTCGATAGACTGACAACGGTGGTGCACACAGTGAAGAATTTAGCTGTCAATATGAAGCTTCTTAGTTTGGATACAGTTATCGAGTTGATGCGATGCTTTCCGTGCTTGGAGAAGATGTACATTGAG TCAGAGTCGAAGAAGGAAAAAAGTGTGCGCGGTCGCAGACACCGGAATCTTACCAAATGTCCTAACATCCGTCTAAAGACAATAGTATTTGAATGTTATGAGGGTATTAAGTCTGACATTGAATTTGCTTCATTCTTTGTACTGAACGCTACAGTGCTTGAGTTAATGACACTTCAGATCGGGGCCAGGGATTACAATGAAAAATTCTTGGCAGAACAACGTAGGAAGCTTCAGCTAGAAAACAAGGCTTCAAGAGGTGCTCGGTTTCATTTTACAACTGATAGATGTGCCCGTGGTGTTTGGGATGTGCATCATGTCCGTGACTTGGATTTAACTGATCCATTTGTATGA